The genomic interval TGTGTGCCAACATAACAAAGTCTCTAATCTGGCTTCAACAATATTATTGCAACCTTTACCCATTTCTAATAAGATTTGGGAAGATATCTCCATGGATTCATTGGCGACTTACCAAATCCAAGGGAAAGACAACCATATTGGTCGTGGTGGGTAAGTTGTCCAAATATGGATACTTCTTGGTTCTAAGTCATCCAACACGGCCCTTGAGGTCGCTCAATTAgtttttgacaaatttttttgaCTGCATGGGCTACCTTGAACTATTATGCAATTGGTACATGACATTTATGAGTCTGTTTTGAATAGAGCTATTTTGACTCAACAacactatttttaattttcgtTTCGCTTACAATCCTTGAACAGATTGTCAAACAGAAATGGTCAATCGCACAGGAGATATGTGCTTAAGGTGCTTTACATGACCTCGACCTAAGGAATGGGTAAGTTGGTTAGCTTGGGTAGAGTACAATTACAACACTTCCTGGCACTCTATTTTGATGAAGACTTATTTTGAGGTCATATATGGTCAGGAACCCCCtacatttctcttatatattcCAAGAATGGCCAAGGTAGCATCGGTGGAAGAATGGATAAAGAAGAGAGATGTGATACTATGGGAGTTAAAGGATCACATACGCTTAAACCAAGAGCAATTGAAGGTGTATGATTGGCATCATTAGGAGGTCAAATATGAAGTgaaggagggggggggggggattgggTCTATATGAGGTTACACCCTGTTAAACCCAAGGTTTCaagtatcatataattatatatctacatatggattttgatgatagCAAACAAgttcaaatataaatgaatcTCAGACTCAAATTGTACACATAATGGAGCCAAGCACATCAATGTATCAAGCATGAATAAGAAAGTGAATAAGCTTACAAATAAAGTTCTTAGAGTAAGTTTTGtacatctctttcaaaattcGAAAAAGGGTTAAGGCtcaaaaagaatattttctcataaagaagcaaattgcatttttcacatgtgtaTGACATGattgaaagtttaaattttaaaaatttgaaagatgattgatcgTCATCTCTCACATGTATATGATAAGTTTgacaattttgaaaagtgattggTGTTCTTTTGCATGTATGCAAAAGGTAGTtgcttttgtttaaaaatttgaaatatgattgattgtcatctctCACATGTATATGATTGATTGGTGCtttttttgacatatgcaaaaggtatttgattttttaaaaaaattttgaaaagtgattgatgctCTTTTTGACTTATGCAAaaagtagaatatttaatttgaaaatattgaaagtgaatgaagttgtttttgaaaattacaaaaaggagaaacttttatttgaaatctttgaaaaatGGGTGATGCTCATTTTTTACATTAGAATAAGTCTTATATGTCTATAAATAGCTCACTTaagatattcaaaataacaacaCTACACATCAATAACAAGCTTTACAACactcattcataaaaaaaactttcaatCTGTCTTCTCTAAGCATTGAGCCTTAAcccttgttcattttgagagatATATAGTTCgtattgtattgtttttatttcacTCATTGAGAAGTGTTCTCTGATAACCTACCCATTATTAACTCTTGTATCGGTAAAAGGGTGTGTATAACTCATTCTACACGCACAATGAATAGTTGAATTACCACATGTAAGGTGATTGTAAGTGTAGAAGGTATTCTACACGGATTCTTTGAAGCAGTATTTCTCAAATGTGTAATAGGTTTCTATCTCTAGATGAATGaggttgaatagtgaatttgaaaattctcaagTGGTAGCTTGAAGCGAGGATGTAGGCAGTGAGGCTAAACGGTACTATGGGTTCGTACCAACCTCTCGTACACAAGAACAACTactaaaaatagagaaaataattGAACAATACAATAGTTGTCTATATTACCTAATAAGTCAATGATTTCTCTAATATCCATGGATGGGTTggagatttaagaaaattaattagctCTTGCAATAATGAGAGTTACAAAAGCGAGatatctattaattaatataatgcTAATGTTAAAATCATGCACCTCGAGACAATATTCTAAGACTGCATGCATGATCCATTGATTGGATCGGACGTTAGATTATTTACAGATGtaaattgaaattgactaaatcaCTTGGAATTGATTGAACTATTTCTCACAAGCTTGTTAGGAGAAAAAAAGATGTACATACATAATAGTGAGTCTTTGTTTTATAAGGTTCTCAAAGTAAAGTATTTTCCTCATTCTTCATTGGCTAGTCATCCTTCATATGGTTAGAGAGGGATTAGTCAAGCTAAGTCGATTCTGCAACAAGGTTGTATGTGGCGAGTTGGGACTGGTTAGGAAATTAGAATTTGGTTGGATGGTTGACTTCCAGGTATATTACCTACTACTGGTGGACGTGATCTGGATTATGATGCAAAAGTGAGTGAGCTCATAGACATGAAGGTACCTCAGTGGAATGGGGAGAAACTGTCCAACAACTTCTTGGTTGAGATACAAAAGGCTATTTTGAATATTCCCTTCATTTTTACTTGTCTcgacaataaattaatttgactCAATCAGAAAAATggtttattttctataaaatctGCTTATAAAAGAGCCATCACATCATAGTTCCAAGTTATGGTGTAGGGGAGAGTTCTACTGCAGTTGTATGAAACAATAAATGTTTGAAAATCAATACGAGACATGCATACCCCGAGAAAGATAAAGAACTTTGTTTGGAGATTCTATAATGATATTCTTCCTACCACCCAATTGCTTAAAAGGAGACATGTGGTGATGGATGAAAGCTATCATTTATGCCATAAACATGTAGAAAGTTCTCTTCAtgttattttacttgtaaacaAGTTCAGGAGGTATGGCTTAAGATATATCCTAGCATATTTATTGAGTTTCAAAGCAAACACATTGCACCTAATGTTGTTGTTCAGAACACTTTTAACTTGCTACGAACCTATCATCATATTCATTCCTAACTAAAATCAGAAGCTAGAAAGTATTGTCTCATGCGGCAAAAACCTCCTTCTGCTAGTGTTATGTTGAATGTGGATGTGGCTCTTTTTTCTGATTTAAATAAGTTTGGTATGAGTGTTGTTATAAAGGATGATTGTGGTTTTGTTTACTGGTTGTGTGCAATGTGATAAATGAAGTTTTATGGTGTTGATACAATGGAAACTCTTTCCATTCTGAGGGGTTTGCAATTTATTTCTCATATGGGCTTTCAAAGGTTTATAATTGAAAGTAATTCACAAACCATTGTGACAATGTTGAATTCTAGTGATGTAGATTTATCAGCACAAAGTGCTATTTTAGCTGATATCAAGTACTCTTGTTCAGGTTTTCAAGGTATCGATTTCCATCATATCCCTCGCTAGGGGTGAGCACCGGCTTAGTCGGAGTTGGATTCCCCTAAATCCAACTCCAACTTATGTAGACTCTGATTTGACTCTGACTTGTCAAAGTAAAGTCGGATTTGAActttttttagcttcatatttaacctaattttttttttaaatttttgtgggCTTtcgaattttaattttttcaaaaattaaaaactaaaactaaattattcacTGTTgatttacttctatactaatatttaatttatttttatactagacttttAGTACTATAGTTCcaattacatgttatcatactataatattatatattatttttagtgtctaattgcatgttattatactatagtatcatatgttattaacttattatattagacttatttctatactatagtattacatggtattatattataatattgtctaacttatttataactaatttttacactaacttataaaaaaaaaaaaacttatttttacaaTAGACTTATtgatagtgtctaattacatgatattatactttagtaaattagtattatgtgttattaacttattatactagacttatttcaataatagtgtctaacttatttatatacttgattatatatgattgtaatactatgatgtttaccTATACTAAcatattattagtttattttattatagtataagtatatgcttttataataattagctcatactaatatattattgaatttaattatataagttctaattatagtattatataattatataactatactactatatatgataaatatatagataaatacatatttttataacacaTGAGCAGTACCGAAGTTGGAGTCAGAGTCAAAGGGCAGAGTTGGAGTCGGATCGGAGTCTGTCCAGTGACACCTCCGACTCTGcctggaaaattaaaaaagaatccaaCTCTGACTCCAATTCAAAGTCGgattcttgaatttttgcttAGCCCTACCCCTCGCAAAGCAAATTTTGTAACGCATACTTTGATTAGATGTTGTAAAAATGTGGACGATATTAGGATTTTGGTGGTATTCTATTCCAGACTTTATTAAACAGTTCGTTATTCTTGATATGTCTATGTAATTGAagtcttataatatttgttgtttAAATGAAGTTGTTTaagttataaaaagaaaaaaataataatgaattccAATGTTGCCATTCGggggaaaataaataaatcgacCTTGTATTGTTTTCTCCTACTAAAGGGTGTAATGATACACCTTCGCATGATAGATATATCtgcctattacttaaaagcgCCTATAacattactgttcattactgttcatcgtgaACAATAAATCTAAATCAgccgttttgttttttgtttttttttcatatcttattactgttcatcgacagtatgaaagagaagaagaaagaaaaagtgaaaaaaatattgatttttgaatttgaaatgatcaataaagaagctgttttttttttcttcgcatatttttttcgcatatcctattactgtttattatatcatatactaaaaatcaactttaatttataaaatactaattttttatcattaaataaataatgaaattttactgtacatttttaagagaaaaaaactatctaattaatttgaatttttaatataatttaaatttcataataaatgatgaacataaataaataataattttatttttatacattagactattttaatatttgaaattaaactttatttttttcttcaatttgacagatgtgacaaacgtgcttttttttatcaattagaaaatcttacgccatacaggattttacacaagtaccactaatttcaaaataaccaagccatttataaaatactaatatttcatcattaaataaataatgaaattttgttaaatattttttaaaaagtataactatataaaaaattagagttttaacataatttaaatatgataatattattaattaactaaagagaactactacaactaataaaaaagtaacctgaaaatatgtcatgaatgtgtatttcattttttttatttttcttttctttttttaatgtatttttttaatcatcataaacatttttaaaaaaataaaaaatttacaacatcattgggtcaTGAGGtaattgacaatctatctcttccccaacaaaattattgagttcgaggaagagattaatagattattaggttttcagaaacttttatatattttttaaaatattatttaaatataaaatattttttaatttgttaatctaatcattacaattttcttaaatataaattttttaaattttaaaacaaaaactacattaaaaaattatattccaataatattttaacttttataatatttttattttaactttttttctctcattttctaaaatcaaataaaacatcttaatctaaataattttatatattactatttacaaactatgtcactactattaatacatcgatccaaatcatatctaagaatatgatgtctacgtgtgttgttttttgaaggacgaggttgctgctggtacattaaaatttttaagatttaaattcaacccttcattttaccacttctcatttttttttcttcggttggattgcttcgatttatgcagtgaaatactatcactatcacaaaaattctccacatttCTTTTCACTTATTAGGTGtagaaattgaatttataaaaaaaattttatatactacttattttacttatgattacgttttttttttttttttaacccaaaacatatttatattttacaaaataaattattttttaactgggcaaatgtgcctcgcacttGCGGTAATCGTTGACCATGGATCGGCTTCTCTCGCCGATCGATCCAGCGCATTCCACGCTCAAAATGGCAGATATTCCTTCCCTTTGCAACCCTAAAAGGCAAAAGCCATGCAAAAATAACACCCCTCGTTCTCAGaaatagaataactcacaaCAACGAAGCCCTAATGCTAAAAATAGCACTCCCATACAAACACACAAAACTCACTCCGTACGTACTCTCTCGTCTTCATTTGACAAACAAATCTTCCCCTAAAACCTCTCCCATCCGCACCACTTTTATCAGCTTCTTTGTTTTTCTACTTTTCTCCGAAATCCATAGGTAAGCTTTCTCTTTCTTCCCCAGTTCCCTCCTGAGGAGGTTCCATTGAAGAAAGGAAAGCAGGTTtctgtctatctctctctctctctcgccatggcttttcctttacttttccttctcttcctctccattCCCTTCTCAGAATCCATGCTCTCTCTCgactactacaagaaaaaatgcCCCGACTTTGACAGAATCGTGCGCGAAGCAGTGACCACCAAGCAAATCGCGAGCCCCACCACCGCCGCCGGCACTCTTCGCCTCTTCTTCCATGACTGCATGGTTGAGGGATGCGACGCCTCCGTCCTAATCTCCTCCAATTCCTTCAACAAGGCCGATCGCGATGCCGACATCAACCTCTCCCTCGCAGGCGATGCCTTTGACGTTATTGTCCGGGCCAAGACTGCGCTCGAGCTCGCTTGCCCCGGCATTGTCTCTTGCTCCGACATCCTCGCTCAAGCCACCCGCGACCTTATCACAATGGTCGGCGGCCCATTCTACCCTGTCCGCCTCGGTCGAAAGGATGGCCTCGTTTCCAATGCTTCGCGTGTCGAAGGACACGTTCCGAGAACGAACATGTCCATGACCCATATGATCAAGATGTTCGCCGACAAAGGCTTTACATTAAAAGAAATGGTTGCCCTAAATGGAGCACACACCATTGGATTCTCTCATTGCAAAGAATTCAGCGACAGAATTTTCAATTACAGCAAAAAAACCCCAACGGACCCAGCAATCTATCCCAAGTTTGCCGACGCATTGAGGAAAACTTGTGCAAACTACACCAAAGACCACACAATGTCTGCTTTCAACGACGTAATGACGCCGGGAAAGTTCGACAACATGTACTTCCAGAATCTGCAGAGGGGACTGGGGCTGTTGACCTCGGACCATTTACTGGCGACGGACCCTAGGACAAAGCCTATCGTAGATTTGTACGCATCGGACCAGACAATGTTCTTCCAGGATTTTTCGCATGCAATGGAGAAGTTTAGTGTTTA from Juglans regia cultivar Chandler chromosome 2, Walnut 2.0, whole genome shotgun sequence carries:
- the LOC108999285 gene encoding peroxidase 65-like produces the protein MAFPLLFLLFLSIPFSESMLSLDYYKKKCPDFDRIVREAVTTKQIASPTTAAGTLRLFFHDCMVEGCDASVLISSNSFNKADRDADINLSLAGDAFDVIVRAKTALELACPGIVSCSDILAQATRDLITMVGGPFYPVRLGRKDGLVSNASRVEGHVPRTNMSMTHMIKMFADKGFTLKEMVALNGAHTIGFSHCKEFSDRIFNYSKKTPTDPAIYPKFADALRKTCANYTKDHTMSAFNDVMTPGKFDNMYFQNLQRGLGLLTSDHLLATDPRTKPIVDLYASDQTMFFQDFSHAMEKFSVYGVKTGPKGEVRHRCDAFNRPHKA